In Natronococcus occultus SP4, the following proteins share a genomic window:
- a CDS encoding bacterio-opsin activator domain-containing protein: MQDVTNDATVALITESAESELSSAIETTSSVRVRTIPPDQALESLRADAAADERPSVVVLESDRPATIRSVLDRVQSVLQTVPVVVAPPEGSERAATAALRAGASEYLAADDPGSKADRIVDTIASPSIDKSAAYHRILANELPDEAFVIGEDGTYFESKVRPDSAALYSTPQDELVGQTFASVFPEDVAARLQSALERAIETDSIQSIEYGADTTEGRRRFEARIVPVEGRIQGQRAVVWLARDITERAERERRLQSRRDQLETVNRINQVVRQVIETLVEAPTQEAIERKVCEQLVESELYCGAWIAERTGEGELSYRTGDGAAQRYLEAVESCDPEDQRPAQRAVTTGEIQRIDDVSGDESIPEAIREAARADGIDAAVVVPISHGGTIYGVLAVVADRNDTFSESEVSGFQLLGETTGFTISAVKNRQLLFSDTVLELEFRVDDGDTFTFYLSTEYDCTVSLEWAGSTADGRIFQYVTVDGVDGETVLEEAENHDTIEECRLIYDGTDSCTLEIRMAESGVRTLAHHGATIRDVVVEDGSASVLVEVPRDADVREVAEALKFVYENTELEARREVDHPVRTAAERRDDVLDQLTDRQLSTLRLAYYSGFFDWPRESTGEEIAEAMDVSPPTMHQHLRKGLKTVLGEFFEESGGTL, encoded by the coding sequence ATGCAAGACGTAACCAACGACGCCACGGTCGCCCTGATCACGGAGTCCGCCGAGAGCGAACTGTCGTCCGCGATCGAAACGACGTCTTCCGTTCGTGTTCGCACGATTCCGCCCGATCAGGCCCTCGAATCGCTCCGAGCGGACGCTGCCGCCGACGAGAGACCGTCCGTCGTCGTCCTCGAATCCGACCGGCCGGCGACGATCCGGTCGGTCCTCGATCGAGTGCAGTCGGTGTTACAGACCGTCCCGGTCGTCGTCGCACCGCCGGAGGGAAGCGAACGCGCCGCGACGGCCGCGTTGCGGGCAGGAGCGAGCGAGTATCTCGCGGCCGACGATCCCGGGTCGAAGGCGGACCGGATCGTCGACACGATCGCCAGTCCGTCGATCGACAAGTCGGCGGCGTACCACCGGATCCTGGCGAACGAACTCCCCGACGAGGCGTTCGTCATCGGCGAGGACGGGACCTACTTCGAGTCGAAGGTCCGGCCCGACTCGGCGGCGCTGTACTCGACGCCCCAGGACGAACTCGTCGGGCAAACGTTCGCGTCGGTGTTTCCCGAGGACGTCGCCGCACGGCTGCAGTCGGCACTCGAGCGCGCGATCGAGACCGACTCGATTCAGTCGATCGAGTACGGCGCCGACACGACCGAGGGACGACGCCGATTCGAGGCCCGCATCGTCCCGGTCGAGGGACGAATCCAGGGGCAACGCGCCGTCGTCTGGCTGGCCAGGGACATCACCGAGCGGGCCGAGCGCGAACGGCGGCTCCAGTCACGCCGGGACCAGCTCGAGACCGTCAACCGGATCAACCAGGTCGTCCGACAGGTGATCGAGACCCTCGTCGAGGCACCGACCCAGGAGGCGATCGAGCGGAAAGTCTGTGAACAGCTCGTCGAGTCGGAGCTGTACTGCGGTGCCTGGATCGCCGAACGCACCGGCGAAGGGGAGCTCTCCTACCGGACCGGTGACGGCGCCGCACAGCGCTACCTCGAGGCAGTCGAGAGCTGCGATCCCGAGGACCAGCGACCCGCCCAGCGGGCGGTCACGACCGGCGAGATCCAGCGGATCGACGACGTTTCCGGCGACGAGTCGATCCCCGAGGCGATCCGCGAGGCCGCTCGCGCCGACGGGATCGACGCCGCCGTCGTCGTCCCGATCAGCCACGGCGGAACCATCTACGGCGTCCTCGCGGTGGTCGCCGACCGGAACGACACCTTCAGCGAGAGCGAGGTGAGTGGCTTCCAGCTGCTCGGGGAGACGACCGGGTTCACCATCAGCGCCGTCAAGAACCGACAGCTGCTGTTTTCCGACACCGTCCTCGAACTCGAGTTTCGGGTCGACGACGGCGATACCTTCACGTTCTACCTCTCGACGGAGTACGACTGTACGGTCTCGCTGGAGTGGGCCGGCTCGACCGCCGACGGCCGGATCTTCCAGTACGTGACCGTCGACGGAGTCGACGGCGAGACCGTCCTTGAGGAGGCCGAGAACCACGACACCATCGAGGAATGTCGGCTCATCTACGACGGGACCGACAGCTGCACGCTCGAGATCCGAATGGCGGAGTCGGGCGTCCGGACTCTCGCCCACCACGGCGCGACGATCCGGGACGTGGTCGTCGAGGACGGCTCCGCGTCCGTCCTGGTCGAGGTGCCACGGGACGCCGACGTCCGCGAGGTCGCCGAGGCGCTGAAGTTCGTCTACGAGAACACCGAGCTCGAGGCCCGCCGCGAGGTCGACCACCCCGTCAGGACGGCCGCCGAACGCCGCGACGACGTCCTCGATCAGCTCACGGACCGCCAGCTGTCGACCCTGCGGCTGGCCTACTACAGCGGCTTTTTCGACTGGCCACGCGAGAGCACGGGTGAGGAGATCGCCGAAGCGATGGACGTCTCGCCGCCGACGATGCACCAGCACCTCCGGAAGGGGCTCAAGACGGTGCTGGGCGAGTTCTTCGAGGAGAGCGGCGGAACGCTGTGA
- the hutH gene encoding histidine ammonia-lyase codes for MTVVLDGESLTPEDVAAVARDEERIEVAEPARERLRASRARVEDVIESGEAVYGLNTGFGELVDERIPPAEIEQLQTNLLRSHAAGAGRELEREEVRAMLVARINALVTGYSGIRETVVDHLVAMCNEGVHPVVRSRGSLGASGDLAPLAHASLVVIGEGEADVDRHDAEDGAPDTKRLDGEAALAEIGLEPLSLQPKEGLALINGTQLTAGLAALAVVDGERLVRGADAAGALTIETSLGTTATADRAIHEARPHTGQLESARTVRELTAGSEIVEAHRNCDRVQDAYSLRCLPQVHGAVRDALEHLREAVEVELNSATDNPLVFAGDRVDARASGTDRAAVLSGGNFHGAPLALRLEYARLALTDLAAISERRIDRLLNPNLQEPHLPPFLAADSGVESGYMIAQYTAAALVNELRSLGAASADNTPVSGGQEDHVSMSAQSALHVRRAVENATQVVGAELVCGAQAAEYVDDAFETDDSLSLGVGTGAVYELVREVVPSLKADRPVHDDVDRAAALLSRGLVDESIARATGSSGN; via the coding sequence GTGACGGTCGTCCTCGACGGCGAGTCGCTGACTCCCGAGGACGTCGCAGCAGTCGCACGAGACGAAGAACGGATCGAGGTCGCCGAGCCGGCCCGCGAGCGTCTCAGAGCCTCCCGGGCCCGCGTCGAGGACGTGATCGAGAGCGGCGAGGCCGTCTACGGGCTGAACACCGGGTTCGGGGAGCTGGTCGACGAGCGCATCCCGCCCGCGGAGATCGAGCAGCTCCAGACCAACCTGCTGCGAAGCCACGCCGCCGGGGCGGGACGCGAGCTCGAGCGCGAGGAGGTTCGCGCGATGCTGGTCGCCCGGATCAACGCCCTCGTGACGGGCTACTCGGGGATCCGCGAGACGGTCGTCGACCACCTCGTCGCGATGTGCAACGAGGGGGTCCACCCGGTCGTCAGGTCGCGGGGGAGTCTCGGTGCCAGCGGCGACCTCGCGCCGCTCGCTCACGCGTCGCTGGTGGTGATCGGCGAGGGCGAGGCCGACGTCGATCGCCACGACGCCGAGGACGGGGCGCCCGACACGAAGCGACTCGACGGCGAGGCGGCACTCGCCGAGATCGGTCTCGAACCGCTCTCCTTACAGCCCAAGGAAGGGCTCGCGCTCATCAACGGCACCCAGCTGACCGCCGGCCTGGCTGCCCTTGCGGTCGTCGACGGCGAACGGCTCGTTCGCGGCGCGGACGCCGCGGGCGCGCTGACGATCGAAACGTCGCTCGGGACGACGGCGACGGCCGATCGGGCGATCCACGAGGCCCGTCCCCACACGGGTCAGCTCGAGAGCGCCCGGACGGTTCGCGAGCTCACCGCGGGCAGCGAGATCGTCGAGGCCCACCGCAACTGCGATCGGGTTCAGGACGCCTACTCGCTGCGGTGTCTCCCGCAGGTCCACGGCGCGGTTCGGGACGCCCTCGAGCATCTCCGGGAGGCCGTCGAGGTCGAACTCAACAGCGCGACGGACAACCCGCTGGTGTTCGCGGGCGACCGCGTCGACGCCCGGGCCTCGGGCACCGACCGTGCGGCCGTCCTCTCGGGCGGGAACTTCCACGGCGCGCCGCTGGCGCTGCGCCTGGAGTACGCTCGCCTCGCGCTGACCGACCTCGCGGCGATCAGCGAGCGTCGGATCGACCGCCTGCTGAACCCCAACCTGCAGGAGCCACACCTGCCGCCGTTTCTCGCGGCCGATAGCGGCGTCGAGTCGGGCTACATGATCGCCCAGTACACCGCGGCGGCGCTGGTCAACGAGCTGCGGTCGCTCGGAGCCGCCTCGGCGGACAACACGCCCGTCAGCGGTGGCCAGGAGGACCACGTCAGCATGAGCGCCCAGTCAGCGCTGCACGTCCGTCGGGCCGTCGAGAACGCCACGCAGGTCGTCGGCGCCGAACTCGTCTGTGGGGCTCAGGCCGCAGAGTACGTCGACGACGCGTTCGAGACCGACGACTCGCTGTCGCTGGGTGTGGGAACGGGCGCCGTCTACGAGCTGGTTCGGGAGGTCGTTCCCTCCCTCAAGGCGGATCGACCTGTCCACGACGACGTCGACCGCGCCGCGGCGCTGCTCTCGCGAGGACTGGTCGATGAATCGATCGCTCGTGCCACCGGATCGAGCGGGAACTGA
- a CDS encoding DsrE family protein: MPNAAIVVLAGTESPSDLGRVVNALQTAQEFDEAGDDVEIVFDGAGTQWIPELEDDGHDYHELYAGLTDLMSACHYCANAYEVADEVEASPAELLDEHEGHPSIRSLVEDGYEIITY; the protein is encoded by the coding sequence ATGCCAAACGCAGCAATCGTCGTCCTCGCGGGAACCGAATCGCCCTCCGACCTCGGCCGCGTCGTCAACGCGCTCCAGACCGCCCAGGAGTTCGACGAGGCAGGTGACGACGTCGAAATCGTCTTCGACGGGGCGGGTACCCAGTGGATCCCCGAACTCGAGGACGACGGTCACGACTACCACGAGCTCTACGCAGGGCTGACCGACCTCATGTCGGCGTGTCACTACTGCGCGAACGCCTACGAGGTCGCCGACGAGGTCGAAGCGAGTCCGGCCGAGCTGCTCGACGAGCACGAGGGGCATCCGAGCATCCGCTCGCTGGTCGAGGACGGCTACGAGATTATCACCTACTGA
- the hutI gene encoding imidazolonepropionase, translating to MSGIERARGDTADEGTCVVHDIGELVVGPSEDADTQLEIREDAALAAVDGEVVAVGASDEVTREYPPENADTAIDADGRAVVPGFVDPHTHAVFAGDRSDEFEAKLQGKEYQEILAEGGGILRTVRAVREASEDQLVATLTSHLETMLEHGTTTIEVKSGYGLDTETELELLAAIDRAADAQPAALVPTFMGAHAVPDGKDAEAYVDEVVAEQLPAVAEQGVAEFCDVFCEDGVFDVDQSRRVLEAGREHDLSPKVHAEEFTRLGGAQLAADLGAVSADHLLYATDDDIGALCEAGVVPVLLPGTAFGLGEAYADARAFLEAGAPVALATDFNPNCHSRSMEFVQTLAAVEMGLTPAEALLATTRNAALALGLEDGTGTLREGAPADAVVLEAPSYAHIAYRFDTSAVDAVLKAGEVVAE from the coding sequence ATGAGCGGGATCGAGCGCGCCCGCGGCGACACGGCGGACGAGGGCACCTGCGTCGTCCACGACATCGGTGAACTCGTCGTCGGGCCGAGCGAGGACGCCGACACGCAACTCGAGATCCGCGAGGACGCCGCCCTCGCAGCGGTCGACGGCGAGGTCGTCGCCGTCGGCGCGAGCGACGAGGTGACCCGCGAGTACCCACCGGAGAACGCGGACACGGCGATCGACGCCGACGGACGGGCGGTCGTGCCGGGGTTCGTCGACCCCCATACCCACGCCGTCTTCGCGGGCGATCGCTCCGACGAGTTCGAGGCCAAGCTGCAGGGCAAGGAGTACCAGGAGATCCTCGCGGAAGGCGGTGGCATTCTCCGGACCGTTCGGGCGGTCCGCGAGGCGAGCGAGGATCAGCTGGTCGCGACCCTCACGAGCCACCTCGAGACGATGCTCGAACACGGCACCACGACGATCGAGGTGAAGTCGGGGTACGGACTCGACACCGAGACCGAACTCGAACTGCTCGCGGCGATCGACCGCGCGGCCGACGCCCAGCCCGCGGCTCTCGTCCCGACGTTCATGGGTGCCCACGCGGTTCCCGACGGGAAAGACGCCGAGGCGTACGTCGACGAGGTCGTCGCCGAGCAGCTCCCCGCGGTCGCCGAGCAGGGGGTCGCCGAGTTCTGCGACGTCTTCTGCGAGGACGGCGTCTTCGACGTCGACCAGTCCCGCCGCGTCCTCGAGGCCGGCCGCGAACACGACCTGTCACCGAAAGTTCACGCCGAGGAGTTCACCCGCCTCGGCGGAGCCCAGCTCGCGGCCGACCTCGGGGCGGTGAGCGCCGACCACCTGCTGTACGCGACCGACGACGACATCGGCGCGCTGTGCGAGGCGGGAGTGGTCCCCGTCCTGTTACCGGGGACCGCCTTCGGTCTCGGCGAGGCCTACGCCGACGCGCGAGCGTTCCTCGAGGCTGGGGCCCCCGTCGCGCTGGCGACCGACTTCAACCCCAACTGCCACTCCCGGAGCATGGAGTTCGTCCAGACGCTGGCCGCCGTCGAGATGGGGCTGACGCCCGCGGAGGCGCTGCTGGCCACGACCCGGAACGCGGCGCTGGCGCTTGGTCTCGAGGACGGAACCGGGACGCTCCGCGAGGGCGCACCCGCAGACGCCGTCGTCCTCGAGGCGCCGTCGTACGCCCACATCGCCTATCGGTTCGACACGTCGGCAGTCGATGCAGTGCTCAAGGCTGGGGAGGTGGTGGCAGAATGA
- the hutG gene encoding formimidoylglutamase, translating to MSDVARFATNPDWAATGGWDAFADGDPNDELFGDIVERVALEDAAAHEAVLVGEPYDDAVLGRQGAREGPPAIRRALARTKTHHFDGGPVAGVADLGDVAALVDVLESEGADAAPDVAAVQAELRETTRRVHTSDALPIFVGGDNSLTYPNVAPLLADGSVGAINLDAHLDVRALADGPTSGTPYRQLLADGLAGYACVGARHFETSTEYHDYCREQGGEVVTSEEVADGVVEAADRALEAVGDADAVYVSVDCDVLDASAAPGVSAPTPGGLTTRELFRLLRVLASDERIAGFEVVECAPPLDPEGLTADAAARAIAHFLAGYTEGRR from the coding sequence GTGAGCGACGTCGCCCGATTTGCGACCAACCCCGACTGGGCTGCTACCGGCGGCTGGGACGCCTTCGCCGACGGCGACCCGAACGACGAGCTGTTCGGCGATATCGTCGAGCGGGTCGCCCTCGAGGACGCCGCCGCGCACGAGGCCGTCCTCGTCGGCGAGCCGTACGACGACGCCGTCCTCGGCCGACAGGGCGCCCGTGAGGGGCCGCCCGCGATCAGGCGAGCGCTCGCCCGAACCAAGACCCACCACTTCGACGGCGGCCCCGTCGCGGGGGTCGCGGATCTCGGCGACGTCGCCGCGCTGGTCGACGTCCTCGAGTCCGAGGGCGCCGACGCAGCACCCGACGTCGCCGCGGTACAGGCCGAGCTCCGCGAGACGACTCGACGCGTCCACACAAGCGACGCCCTCCCGATCTTCGTCGGCGGCGACAACTCCCTGACCTACCCCAACGTCGCGCCGCTGCTCGCGGACGGCTCCGTCGGTGCGATCAACCTCGACGCCCACCTCGACGTCCGCGCGCTCGCGGACGGTCCCACGAGCGGGACGCCGTACCGCCAGCTGCTCGCGGACGGGCTCGCGGGCTACGCCTGCGTCGGCGCCCGCCACTTCGAGACGTCTACCGAGTACCACGACTACTGTCGCGAGCAGGGGGGCGAGGTCGTCACGAGCGAGGAGGTCGCCGACGGCGTCGTCGAGGCCGCCGACCGTGCGCTCGAGGCGGTCGGCGACGCCGACGCCGTCTACGTCAGCGTCGACTGCGACGTCCTGGACGCAAGCGCCGCACCGGGGGTCAGCGCGCCGACTCCCGGTGGGCTCACGACCCGGGAACTGTTCCGTCTGCTTCGCGTCCTCGCGAGCGACGAGCGGATCGCCGGCTTCGAGGTCGTCGAGTGTGCCCCGCCGCTGGACCCCGAGGGACTGACGGCGGACGCCGCCGCGCGGGCGATCGCGCACTTCCTGGCGGGCTACACGGAGGGACGACGATGA
- the hutU gene encoding urocanate hydratase — translation MDSENRSTLGDGDPSEQWQEYRGAPTGTDLECEGWRQEAALRMLNNNLDPEVAERPEDLVVYGGTGRAARSWDAYDAILAELRSLADDETLLVQSGKPVGRFETHERAPRVLIANSNLVGNWDDWDHFHELEAEGKIMYGQMTAGSWAYIGTQGIIQGTFETLAELARQQYDGDLCGRTVVTAGLGGMGGAQPLAVTMNGGVCIAAEVDEKRIDRRLETGYCMEKVDDVGEAIERAEAAREAGEAYSVGVHVNAASLLETMLEQGYVPDVVTDQTSAHDALEGYYPDGYTVAEADELREDDPDAYLEASLDTMERHVDAILAMQDRGAIAFEYGNNIRGQVQDHRGHEDAFAFPGFVPAYIRPQFCRGKGPFRWAALSGDPADIHRTDEAVLELFPEKDHLRRWIELAREQVQFQGLPSRVCWLGYSTDGEGEDALTERARFALRINDLVAEGEITAPIVVTRDHLDAGSVASPNRETEAMRDGTDAVADWPILNALLNCAAGADIVSVHDGGGVGIGNSLHANNHVVLDGSELAAEKARAVFTTDPGTGVVRHADAGYEAALEEARESGVHVPMEGGDRA, via the coding sequence ATGGACAGCGAGAACCGATCGACCCTCGGCGACGGGGATCCAAGCGAGCAGTGGCAGGAGTACCGGGGCGCGCCGACCGGCACCGACCTCGAGTGTGAGGGGTGGCGCCAGGAGGCTGCCCTCCGGATGCTCAACAACAACCTCGACCCCGAGGTCGCCGAGCGACCCGAGGATCTGGTCGTCTACGGCGGGACCGGGCGAGCAGCGCGGTCGTGGGACGCCTACGACGCGATCCTCGCGGAACTGCGCTCGCTCGCGGACGACGAGACGTTGCTGGTGCAGTCGGGCAAGCCGGTGGGTCGGTTCGAGACCCACGAGCGCGCACCGCGGGTGCTGATCGCGAACTCGAACCTCGTCGGGAACTGGGACGACTGGGACCACTTCCACGAACTCGAGGCCGAGGGGAAGATCATGTACGGCCAGATGACCGCGGGCTCGTGGGCCTACATCGGCACCCAGGGGATCATCCAGGGAACGTTCGAGACCCTGGCCGAACTCGCCCGCCAGCAGTACGACGGCGATCTGTGCGGACGGACGGTCGTGACCGCCGGCCTCGGCGGAATGGGCGGCGCACAGCCGCTCGCGGTGACGATGAACGGGGGCGTCTGTATCGCCGCCGAAGTCGACGAGAAGCGGATCGACCGTCGTCTCGAAACCGGCTACTGCATGGAGAAGGTCGACGACGTCGGGGAAGCGATCGAGCGCGCGGAAGCGGCGCGTGAGGCGGGCGAAGCCTACAGCGTCGGCGTTCACGTCAACGCGGCGTCGCTGCTCGAAACCATGCTCGAGCAGGGGTACGTTCCGGACGTGGTGACGGACCAGACCAGCGCGCACGACGCACTCGAGGGGTACTACCCCGACGGCTACACGGTCGCCGAGGCCGACGAACTGCGCGAGGACGACCCCGACGCCTACCTCGAGGCGAGTCTGGACACGATGGAGCGCCACGTCGACGCCATCCTCGCGATGCAAGATCGGGGCGCGATCGCGTTCGAGTACGGCAACAACATCCGCGGGCAGGTCCAGGACCACCGCGGGCACGAGGACGCGTTCGCGTTCCCCGGCTTCGTCCCCGCCTACATCCGCCCGCAGTTCTGTCGGGGCAAGGGGCCGTTCCGGTGGGCCGCGCTCTCGGGTGATCCCGCGGACATCCACCGAACCGACGAGGCCGTCCTCGAGCTGTTCCCTGAGAAGGATCACCTCCGTCGCTGGATCGAGCTCGCACGGGAACAGGTGCAGTTCCAGGGCCTGCCCAGTCGGGTCTGCTGGCTCGGGTACAGCACGGACGGTGAGGGCGAGGACGCACTCACCGAACGGGCGCGCTTCGCCCTGCGGATCAACGACCTCGTCGCCGAGGGGGAGATCACGGCCCCGATCGTCGTCACGCGAGACCATCTCGACGCCGGCTCGGTCGCGAGCCCGAACCGCGAGACCGAGGCGATGCGAGACGGCACTGACGCCGTCGCCGACTGGCCGATCCTCAACGCCCTGTTGAACTGCGCCGCCGGCGCCGACATCGTCAGCGTCCACGACGGCGGCGGTGTCGGCATCGGCAACTCGCTGCACGCGAACAACCACGTCGTGCTGGACGGCTCGGAGCTCGCCGCGGAGAAGGCGAGGGCCGTCTTTACGACGGATCCCGGAACGGGCGTCGTCCGCCACGCCGACGCCGGCTACGAAGCGGCCCTCGAGGAGGCCCGCGAGTCGGGGGTTCACGTTCCGATGGAGGGAGGGGATCGCGCGTGA
- a CDS encoding helix-turn-helix domain-containing protein produces MYEATLAITDSSAYTEPTADTDCRIELWCNDHADLLSVRGSSIGSVLSRLEADVGIDDCVREDGEAVVITTSCLKRHETSSVDRYLEAHSCLLLPPLRYEDGRKRCRVLALRADHLADLYAALREDGFAVEVLSKREVDVPARSTPLLSAAELLPELTARQREVLSLAIGTGYYEIPRETTTAELADEIGIGRRAVDDHLRRAERKLVTTLSTHL; encoded by the coding sequence GTGTACGAGGCGACCCTCGCGATCACCGACTCGAGCGCCTACACCGAGCCGACGGCGGACACCGACTGTCGGATCGAGCTCTGGTGTAACGACCACGCCGACCTCCTCTCCGTGAGGGGGTCGTCGATCGGCTCGGTGCTCTCCCGGCTCGAAGCCGACGTCGGGATCGACGACTGCGTCCGCGAGGACGGGGAGGCGGTCGTCATCACGACGTCCTGTCTGAAACGCCACGAGACGTCGTCCGTCGATCGCTACCTCGAGGCCCACAGCTGCCTGTTGCTCCCCCCGTTGCGCTACGAGGACGGCCGGAAGCGCTGTCGCGTCCTCGCGCTCCGGGCCGACCACCTCGCCGACCTCTACGCCGCGCTCCGCGAGGACGGGTTCGCGGTCGAGGTGCTGTCGAAACGCGAGGTCGACGTTCCCGCGCGGTCGACCCCGCTGCTGTCAGCCGCGGAGCTGCTCCCGGAGCTGACGGCCCGCCAGCGGGAGGTCCTCTCGCTGGCGATCGGGACGGGCTACTACGAGATCCCCCGCGAGACGACGACGGCCGAGCTCGCCGACGAGATCGGAATCGGTCGACGGGCCGTCGACGACCACCTCAGGCGAGCCGAGCGAAAGCTCGTCACCACGCTCTCGACGCACCTGTAG
- a CDS encoding winged helix-turn-helix domain-containing protein — protein MKLRQPTDFLILEELEDKGRNVATNLAAHTGKSRKNINTRLPVLEDYGLVEKIGPAERSGLYEITSLGKAALVYRDRYDDVDDFETLLRNEADLETADEGPSPAADDTGEQRSFARGETDAGEE, from the coding sequence GTGAAACTACGACAGCCAACTGACTTCCTGATCCTCGAGGAGCTCGAGGACAAGGGCCGAAACGTCGCGACCAACCTGGCAGCCCACACTGGCAAGAGCCGAAAGAACATCAACACCAGACTTCCGGTGCTCGAGGACTACGGACTCGTCGAGAAGATCGGTCCGGCCGAACGGTCCGGGCTCTACGAGATCACGTCGCTCGGGAAAGCGGCGCTGGTTTACCGCGACAGATACGACGACGTCGACGACTTCGAGACGCTGCTCAGAAACGAAGCGGACCTCGAGACGGCCGACGAGGGGCCGTCTCCGGCGGCCGACGACACCGGCGAACAGCGAAGCTTCGCCCGCGGCGAGACCGACGCCGGCGAGGAGTAG
- the otsB gene encoding trehalose-phosphatase, translated as MQRQRTKPKPVDELRPRVRSELADASELLLCLDFDGTLAPIVEDPDEAEPTDRVEDVLDAITTEPEVTTAVVSGRALADVRERVDGPRIYAGNHGLELERGDSVAVHPVARKRGARIDAVCEVLEVALDPVPNAHIENKRLTATVHFRSVPEPARPQVRRLTREAVSRFGGDGLELSDGKAILEIGPAIDWGKGNAVEMLIADGADGTLPVYIGDDVTDESAFGAVEPDGIGVRVGDDAPTAASGRVRSPEAVADLIEWFATDGLERVRDGPTGQP; from the coding sequence ATGCAACGCCAGCGAACGAAACCGAAACCGGTCGACGAGCTTCGACCCCGCGTCCGGTCAGAGCTGGCCGATGCCTCGGAGCTGTTGCTCTGTCTGGACTTCGACGGGACGCTGGCGCCGATCGTCGAGGATCCGGACGAGGCGGAGCCGACGGATCGCGTCGAGGACGTCCTCGACGCGATCACGACCGAGCCCGAGGTGACGACCGCCGTCGTCAGCGGCCGCGCGCTCGCGGACGTTCGCGAGCGGGTCGACGGCCCGCGGATCTACGCCGGCAACCACGGCCTCGAGCTCGAGCGGGGCGACTCGGTAGCTGTCCACCCGGTCGCACGCAAACGTGGCGCGCGCATCGACGCCGTCTGCGAGGTCCTGGAGGTCGCGCTCGATCCGGTGCCGAACGCCCACATCGAGAACAAGCGTCTGACCGCGACGGTTCATTTCCGGTCGGTTCCGGAGCCGGCGAGACCGCAGGTCCGTCGGCTCACCCGCGAGGCCGTCTCGCGGTTCGGCGGCGACGGGCTCGAGCTCTCGGACGGGAAGGCAATCCTCGAGATCGGTCCCGCGATCGACTGGGGGAAGGGCAACGCCGTCGAGATGCTCATCGCCGACGGCGCGGACGGTACGCTACCGGTCTATATCGGCGACGACGTCACCGACGAGTCGGCGTTCGGTGCCGTCGAACCCGACGGAATCGGCGTCCGCGTCGGCGACGACGCGCCCACCGCAGCCTCCGGGCGCGTCCGCTCGCCCGAGGCGGTCGCCGACCTGATCGAGTGGTTCGCGACCGACGGGCTCGAACGGGTTCGGGACGGCCCGACCGGGCAGCCGTAG